One genomic segment of candidate division WOR-3 bacterium includes these proteins:
- a CDS encoding patatin-like phospholipase family protein: MRNKFLLLFLFIFIIGYCQEIKIGLALSGGAALGLAHIGVLKVLEREGIPISFITGNSMGSLVGGVYACGYSAFQIESIALSVNWQELFSNVLPFGSQYLPERQLRNRYFLNLNHKNFIPYLP, from the coding sequence TACTTTTTCTTTTTATCTTTATAATCGGTTATTGCCAAGAGATTAAAATTGGTTTAGCCCTTTCTGGTGGTGCGGCGTTAGGTTTGGCACATATTGGTGTTTTAAAAGTATTAGAAAGAGAAGGAATTCCTATTTCTTTTATTACTGGTAATAGTATGGGTTCTTTGGTTGGTGGTGTGTACGCTTGCGGCTATTCTGCTTTCCAAATTGAAAGCATTGCTTTAAGTGTCAATTGGCAGGAATTATTTTCTAATGTTCTTCCTTTTGGTAGCCAATATTTACCCGAAAGGCAATTAAGAAATAGATATTTTTTAAATCTTAACCATAAAAATTTCATTCCCTATTTACC